From Micromonospora rifamycinica, a single genomic window includes:
- a CDS encoding ABC transporter substrate-binding protein: protein MIMKSLRSRRSWALAAALTVVGAGLTGCGGSDSDSTGSSRTAPVRALLAAQPATLDPIVGARSAQIVWATMLEPLINTGGDLAPTDTGLLTGWTRTDPTTWTFTVRPGISFSNGEQADAAAVANTITLTRDNPASQLKSYFGNVTAIEAPDATTVVLKTKTPQYDIPDLLTTVYLVPPKYYQEKGSEGFAAAPVGTGPYVWSGANAGRDISVKRNPDYWGTKATNEGVTFTWANEAAQRLALIQSKSVDVSFDLPPAQASAAKSAGVEVVSTETAMKIIAFLDSTKAPFDDPKLREAAALAIDRDAIVKGIFDGQAVSDAGLLNVKPGQQPTQSVTADAARAKELVGGAKPTVQITYPAAQYTNIEEVSQAVGGSLEKAGFTVSYVPLDYGTLVKRIVGRQVPGLSIFAGVPNVAVPDYFVSGFMKTKSITGNCPDPQIDTLAQQALEQNDAQQAAPLYEQLNTIGVVQKHCYVPLYRQVFNYATAPGVSGVVFGPLNTVDFTKTTR, encoded by the coding sequence ATGATCATGAAATCCCTGCGCTCCCGGCGCTCCTGGGCACTGGCCGCCGCGCTGACCGTCGTGGGCGCCGGCCTCACCGGGTGCGGCGGCTCCGACTCCGACTCCACCGGCTCGTCCCGCACCGCCCCCGTCCGGGCGCTGCTCGCCGCCCAACCGGCGACCCTCGACCCGATCGTCGGCGCTCGCTCCGCCCAGATCGTCTGGGCGACCATGCTCGAACCCCTGATCAACACCGGTGGCGACCTCGCGCCGACCGACACCGGCCTGCTGACGGGCTGGACCCGTACCGACCCGACGACCTGGACGTTCACCGTGCGGCCCGGGATCAGCTTCAGCAACGGCGAGCAGGCCGACGCGGCGGCGGTGGCCAACACCATCACCCTCACCCGCGACAACCCGGCCTCGCAGCTCAAGTCGTACTTCGGCAACGTCACCGCGATCGAGGCGCCCGACGCCACCACCGTCGTGCTCAAGACCAAGACCCCGCAGTACGACATCCCCGACCTGCTCACCACCGTCTACCTGGTGCCGCCGAAGTACTACCAGGAGAAGGGCTCGGAGGGCTTCGCCGCCGCCCCCGTCGGCACCGGCCCGTACGTCTGGTCGGGCGCGAACGCCGGACGGGACATCTCGGTCAAGCGCAACCCCGACTACTGGGGCACCAAGGCGACCAACGAGGGCGTCACCTTCACCTGGGCCAACGAGGCCGCCCAGCGGCTCGCGCTGATCCAGAGCAAGAGCGTGGACGTCTCTTTCGACCTGCCCCCGGCCCAGGCGAGCGCGGCCAAGTCGGCCGGGGTCGAGGTGGTGAGCACCGAGACCGCCATGAAGATCATCGCCTTCCTCGACTCCACCAAGGCGCCGTTCGACGACCCGAAACTGCGCGAGGCGGCAGCCCTGGCCATCGACCGGGACGCCATCGTCAAGGGCATCTTCGACGGCCAGGCGGTCTCCGACGCCGGCCTGCTCAACGTCAAGCCCGGTCAGCAGCCGACGCAGAGCGTGACCGCCGACGCCGCCCGGGCTAAGGAACTCGTCGGCGGGGCCAAGCCGACCGTCCAGATCACCTACCCGGCGGCCCAGTACACCAACATCGAGGAGGTCTCCCAGGCCGTCGGCGGCAGCCTGGAGAAGGCCGGCTTCACGGTCAGCTACGTCCCGCTGGACTACGGCACGCTGGTCAAGCGGATCGTCGGCCGCCAGGTGCCCGGCCTGTCGATCTTCGCCGGGGTGCCGAACGTCGCGGTGCCGGACTACTTCGTCAGCGGCTTCATGAAGACGAAGTCGATCACCGGCAACTGCCCCGACCCGCAGATCGACACGCTCGCCCAGCAGGCCCTGGAGCAGAACGACGCCCAGCAGGCCGCGCCGCTCTACGAGCAGCTCAACACCATCGGCGTGGTCCAGAAGCACTGCTACGTGCCGCTGTACCGGCAGGTGTTCAACTACGCGACCGCCCCCGGCGTCTCCGGCGTGGTGTTCGGCCCGCTGAACACCGTGGACTTCACGAAGACGACCCGCTGA